Part of the Nothobranchius furzeri strain GRZ-AD chromosome 2, NfurGRZ-RIMD1, whole genome shotgun sequence genome, AAatgtacagtgagaaaatcctaaTACAtaggtagagctgaaacaactaatcgatttaatcgattattaaaatagttaacttttttagtcatcgattagttgtttaataatcatattttaccgcataaagtctattttttaccacaatctgacatcggttacaatctgttaaatttgccgccagtgtgtggcagtaatgagcagctgatctaccagtggagccgtagaagaagaaatgagccaataagtgccctcggttttcatgacgtatcacgttactgacactcatcttgctgtgagagatggcagaacaagaagaaatacggaagaaaaatagaagcgacaaaacaagagaaaccctggacaaaaacctcacgagtacgggagcacttcactctagatgccttgaaaagacgggtgacctgcaaaatatgcaaaacgggtgacctgcaaaatatgcaaaaaccatctagcatggcacggaagcacgacgtccctaagtgaacatttgagacaaaaacatgtgggggcaaatgcagcagaggaaagtccggtgaatccggtaagtaacagaaaataaacaagctaacgcagatcaaatttgggagctgagttcgttatagtggatgttaaacttgttttttttccgcgccagtctacggtgttctacttctgattgactacatgcaatcgtgaatctcctccgtgttgtgtatcatacgcttgccaaatttagcacgtctgtttataagaatgttctcgttaagagaaaaactgcacaaacccataactatgttcctcattcaaaaaaggacaactctgcggagaaaaatatacagacgagctgtgtccaggtgaatataacgcggcatagttgtacgatttcaatttttaaatccaggagaaattcagaaagtcatttttttactattaaaaggctgttttactgtctaacgctgttaaacgcctcacaacacatttttgtcaaaataaatgatgatccctgtatattgttaattaattcaaataatgtaatattgatttagtgttgtagtgtgtgtgctgctttattttataagtgtacttatttcagtcaatttgtgtttcttatgcagaaaaaaacaagcaacgatggacaactacatggggaacaagacactcaccccccagcaatgcataccacttacaaactctattctagagtctacattattttttatggaatttacctcttatattttgatgccaaaaaattattctggactgatattttgcactgtttagctcattttacactgctgactgtgttcatgtgcaataaaatagattgcagtcaactgcacaattctcttgtttttctttttcttaactgaaatgtattcatcacttgtataggtcaaatagctaaacaataacaaaccgattaatcgattaatcgaagaaATAATCGACagcttaatcgattatgaaaataatcgttagttgcagccccagTTTCaggcattttggaaggaaggttatgctgaaacatatttcatatccagctggctgcggggattttcagtttttctcctttcaaaacaaaagaatGTTCTACATAATGTGCCTTTAAGGAAAATGTCTGGCAGAATTTCCTTTGGATCAGAAATGGAAAAGACTTTCACTTGTTCTCTTCACTTGTTGTTTTCACATGAGTTCTCATGTGAATGGTCAAGTTACCTCTTAtagagaaacatttaccacaagttttacatggaaatggtttctcacctgtgtgagttcttatGTGTCGAGTCAAGTCACAACTTTCAGTAAAACatctaccacaagttttacatggaaatggcttctcacctgtgtgagttctcatgtgtcgaGTCAAGTCACCGCTGTAagaaaaacatttaccacaagttttacaaggATATGGTTTCACACCTGTGTGCGTTCTCATGTGTCGAGACAGGTCACTGCTGTAagaaaaacatttaccacaagttttacaaggatatggcttctcacctgtgtgagatcTCATGTGAATATTTAAAAGAAAATTGTAACTGAAAGATTTTCCACAAAGctcacatgaaaatagtctctccTGTCTGTGAGCCCTCTTGTGCTTATCACCATCTACAGGTTTCTGTGATCTTTGGTTTTTgggcatttttttattttgtgtcaaTTCTTGATTGCTGTTTGGTGTTGAGTTTTCATTCCTGCATCCATCCTGATCTTGGTTCTCAGCTTCAGTAGAACTGTGACACAAGGGTTGGTTCCTGTTTGGTTCTGGTTTACAGCTGTCTGTTTCTTCAGAAGGAGAAGTACCCATGAAATTAAAACTGTTCTGCCTCAGTGGAGGTTCTGATTCCTCCTGTAAAGGTTCTGGATGTTCCTGGCCCAAACTGGAGGTcctctcctggttccagagcgGCTGGACATTCAGAACCTCCTCATCTTTCCTGACACCATACAGTGGGAGTTCTGGACAGACAAACAGACCAAACAGAAAGCTGATTAATGTGACAATAAGAAAGCACATTTTGCTCATCATCTGATGCATCTAAAGATGTTTTGAAAAATAATGAACCTGACACATAGCCGCACATTTTCAGAAATGAAAACAGGCAGGTTTGTTGTCCGACTTTTAGTAAAAATTATAACTAGGGCTAAAataaagtttaggtcctccaccacctacaagctacaatgacgttctgctgagctgtggtggcctcatggagggggccatcgactagcacactgctgctaaccacttaaacattctccctctccttataataactttttgttttcattgacttttgatgtgctaatactagtttatctgtttaattatagatccactaggataattacaataaagtttatctttcaccaaatacaatatttactaagacatcacaatataactatagacacattacttgtgtgtgtgtgtgtgtgtgtctgtttgtgtgtgtgtgtgtgtgtgtgtgtgtgtgtgtgtgtgtgtgtgtgtgtgtgtgtgtgtgtgtgtgtgtgtgtgtgtgtgtgtgtgtgtgtctgcctgctctgtcttctcgatccccagtgagtcgtggtggatggctgcttatactgagccaggattctctggaggtttcttcctgttaaaagggagttttcctctccactgtcgctgcatgcttgcttagtatgaggattgctgtatagtcagtgacactagtcagtgacttgatgcaatttgctgggttccttatataggaaacattatttgtgattggcttaatgaactgtgaattggaatgtttattatgtgaagtgccttgagacgactcttgtcgtgatttggcgctatataaataaacttgacttgactctatctgcttcctcttcagcacatcctgagctccttctagggttgtcacgatgtgAAAATctaacctcatggttattgtgaccaaaattatcacggttttcattATTATCGTGGTACTTttctaaacgtgttacattttgagACAGCTAAATAaatcctgtatatcaggaaaatattgtcctcagtttgcgtctaaattttgcctaaaatgtgttattttgtaattatgttgttcatttgtttacatttttcccctttagtctttaaaataccaatatttgcccataacatcttatgttttgtctgtttgatgtcatcattttaaaaatattagatcagatgatactcagtactcaagtagccttctaatcagatacttttttgcccttacttgagtaataaaccctatatcaggaaaatattgtcatcggtttgtgttccagtgagctttgcagatgtggggaaaatgtcatcaggcagtaatcattgttaaattcataattattctcggagagagaccaactcttatctgcccctgggagccccgtaatgcatagcgtcatttcaatatggcggCGTCCGTGAcacagtttatatgcaggtagcggcgctgtggctgctttatatagcgactcgttgcattctccctcaacccaaatcctcggatcacgcatttcagctaaaaagctaacgttagcttgccttgcgttgactgtagagttgtgggtgatggtcacgcagatgtgtcatgagatttgaagcgttgctgcctttcacagacactttttctgcatgtgctgcaaacaggatagccgtcttgtatcaactgtccctctgcattcttcaaatatccaaaagatgcccgcacttccgactttgtcttctttgagggataataaatgtcctgagcgctgctgtctcctcctttggccattatttcagctttagcttcaagaaagttttggttgtaaacaacaaagtgcacatgtgccgccagcaacttcagcagatgatatggtggctggtaagggtcaccgcgcctacaacgCAGccgcggtaatccaccgagataatatagtttttttttaaaacaagacggttattattattgtcaacttttttaccggggtttaccgctacaccggttaccatgacaaccctagctccttcaaaggaatctcctaccatctttatgcagatgacatccaactgtacatctcctttaagccccatgagatgtctaagctgcagctgttacacacctgcttagactctatcaaaacctggatggctgggagctttcttcagctgaatgaagataagactgagatcctcatctgtgccccagacaagctggttcccaaagtcagagactcttggtcagcttgcttctcacaccaaaccttctgtcaggaatcttggcgtgacctttgacccagctctcaccctggattctcatgtcagttctctggttggctcttccttcttccatctcaggaacattgctaagctgagtcccattctgtctcgctctgaacttgagacagttatccacaccttcatctcctcacgcttagactactgtaactctcttttcacgtgtctgagcagaacctccctgaatcgtctacaggtggttccgaatgcctgtgctcggcttctgaccaagtcctccaaacacacccacatcaccccgcttctcctccagcttcactggctgccagtcaacttcagggttcatttcaagatcctggttctggtctatagggccttacatgggcaagcaccatcttactttggtgatcttcttagtccctacacccccagcaggtccctgaggtccagtgatcaaagcctactggttgtgcagcaccaggctacagaccaaaggtgacagatcatttgcttctgtggcccccagactctggaactctctacccctgagcctgagatcagtggactcctttaaaaagcagctgaagactcacttgttcaagctggcttttgtatgaccttcttcacctctctctttattctgctctccagtGGGAGAtagataaattcctcaaaaaaatggataaattcttactgtaagagaataaacactacaggccttccattttgtataacactgcttttattgtgttgtggttggttatgttctggtgacgtgtagaacttgggagtgcaggctgctgcctgagaggtggttggagacggagtgtttccatgctgctttgttttggtcacttatgtgcgtgaggaataaaagggagatctacaccacaaaaaagattaactctaaaccaaaacgtaacagcttatccaaatggCGTTTTGTTGGAATGACGAGTTATTATAGGTGTTTTTGCAAAAGCTTTGCTGTAGTGGTGGCACCTTTAACCTCTCTGCTGTCTCCTAAGGTCCCCTTTTTATGAACGGATGCTGCCCAGGCCTCCTTTGAAGGCTGTAAGCGTTTACTGAGCATCGCCCCGGTTCTCTTGGCTCCAGATATCTCTAAGGCCTTCCAGGAAGGTGGATGCTAGTGATGCTAGGATGGGAGCCATCCTATTGCAAGAAGATGGTGCCGGGATTTACCATCCTGTCGCCTATTGTTCGAAGAAGTTCATCTCCTGCCATCTGAACTATTCAACCATTGAGAAAGAGGCACTAGCTCTGATTTTAGCCCTCCAGCACTTTGAAGTTTATGTATGTACTGGACATGAATTGCTGGTCTACACTGACCATAATCCTTTGGTGTTTTTATCTCGGATGTATAACCAAAACCAGCGTCTGATGAGATGGGCCCTGTTCCTTCGGGACTTCAACCTCACGATCCGCCACAAAAGGGGATCAGAGAACGTAATCGCTGACTGTTTGTCTCGATCTTTTAATAAACAGTAACACCCATTTTGTTATCCAGAAGGTTAAGATCCCCTGGACAGGTTCTAGAGATTTTTTCCTTTTTAGGAATCAATCTGTTTATTGTTTTTGTAGTGTTGTGGCAAATGGGTTAGTGTTGGCATTTCGCGccttctcgggagcaccccaggaagaGCTGGGTTATCCTTCTCTTTGCTGGTTTTTTATTGTGTGTTACgcaatgtgcttaatctgcccaccCATGGTCCGCATGAAGACTAGGTTTAATTTTAGTTAGCTTCGGTCAGGTAGTTGGCGGGGACTCAACCTCCGCTCCATTTTTCTGGTGTGTTACATTTAGTTTTGTAAAAAGATGGGGTTTTGCTTTGTTCTCACTTCCCATCTTTTTCTTTTTAGGTAAGGGGGTGTTACGAGCCTTGGATTTCCCTCCAGTATAGAGTGTGCCTGCACCCAGCCTCCTCTGCACTACTCCGGTTCAGCATCGTGGAGAGCGTCCGGCCTCCCTCTGCACAGCTGAACACCATCAGGAATTCTCCAACTGGAGCGCATAAAATCATCACGCTCACAAGCGagcgaggaggagaaggagagagcaGGAAAGGAGAGAGGAGGAAAGGGTTTTCTTTTCTCTTGGAACTTTGGAGGCTCGAGGGTATTATCCAGACGGTTTGGACATAACTTGAGGGAAAGGCGTATGTTCTCACTTCCGTGTGTCGTTACGTTGTGGAGGGTGATTACTGTCTGGTTGAATCTGCTCCCCCTTTGTTTCTGGTAAGGCCTCGTATATTGATTCTCTGGATGAATCCCCAGTTTCGGCACAGATAAACACATGCTAAGGCCGACAGGTTAAGGGCCATATTCAGTTAGAACATTTGTGGAATATAATTTTTGTCTTCATCATTCTGTGCTGTCGTTTTCTCCCGTAGGGACGCTTTCTGTTAATAAAGGTTTGTTTTGTCGAATGTGATTTGGTGTAGTGCTCCCCGTTTTGCGGTCACATTCCTGTGTTAGACCTCCCGGGATCCTAGACCTGGGTTTAGGTCGTAACAGTGGTCAGACGAATGCTACAGAGACTGGAGAAGGAAGGGCTTAGCCTCGACAGAAAACTTTTATCTGGATGGGAATTTTGCATCGTTTAAACAGCTGAAACAAAAGTATGACCTATCCAATTCAAGTTTTTTTCGTTACTTACAAGTTAGGCAATGTATTCAATCAAAAATTTGGCATTTTGAACATCTCCCAGCAGAGCATGACTTTTTAAAAATTCTTATAGGCTCTCCTGACTCCAAACAATTTCAAAAATTGTCTGCATGTTtgaggatcattgtaataaaagcacaaatgAGATAGGAAATGCCTAGAGGGAGGAGTTAGGTATGGAACTTCCTGAATCTGTGTGGGATGAGTATTTGTCTAAAATTCATTCATGTTCGGTAAACAGCAGACACCAGCTCATACGGTTCAAAATTGTTCATCGTTTACATTATTCTAAGGTCAGGTTGCATAAAATTTACCCCTGTCTCACCAATTTGTGACAGATGCAAAATTTTTGATGGTACACTATCTCATTCTTTCTGGTCTTGCTCTTTGCTAGCAAATTTTTGGTGTAAAATATTTGACTGATACTCTAAGGCCTATAAGACACCTCTTCGACCGGATGCGGGACTTGCCATTTTTGGCATCCCAAAGACAGTCAAGGACCTCCCTGCATCTATGCTGAGACCTCTGGAAGTGGGAATGGCTGCCGCCAAACGCTTAATTTTTGAAAGAATGGAAGTCTTCTTCTGCCCCCAGCTTTCAAGGATGGATCACCGATATGCTGTCCCTAATACAAATGGACAGACTCATATCCCTAAGAAAGTGTtcaatgagaatgtttgccaacgcTTGGACTCCATTCCTcgcatatgtaaggttatgaagttcatcgttttcagctccacacagctgccccctgtgcacagtaacacccgtgtataaaagccaaggtcgggtgttcctcagactgtttacattccaggagaagagtccgaaggagaagaagaacacttttacttaatcaaaatactttatttgtgattaaaagaattaagcaaaacagatgttgatcaataataatcaagtgaatgatctgtgaaataaatatgtcatgatttatgtttaatgagaaataggactattgcacagacagactgatcctcatctccatagaaacgcatgacacattgctccaaccaatcagagccttcggctgccgcaagagaatctggtgttgacttaaagtgtccaatcccctttactgaaacttaaaacaattcagagatataaaacaaggcaacgccattttaaagtcagttccattttgacttcagttctattcaccgtcatcctaaagaaaagcacagcctggccagatgtgttttcttctttaaactaagaactgtgaagttggagattttcgtcgtttaacaaccagacgacatcctttcaaaataagagcacctgctgacgccgccgattggtaccggggtcgacccttcagacgggctttgaaacgctgcgaccgctgctccgacagctccagcgcacatccgaggtctccagacctggcatttcctgatctacctgggaggccccccactgggtacgtacacggcaaaatagcggctcatgtcatcactttataagcctcgtgatatctagtcataacaaagactaccagattcaatgacgtcagcctaaggagtctgaaccaaccacacacacacagacgcatcaacacaacatccaaatccattttcatccatcacaaagttagtcctggtagattgttaagaatttataattaagaaattaaagattctcaaacgatcccaactctctctcttttcttgtctcaaagtcaatacagagtgtttaattaaactccctgatgataaaaacagcctattcttctgattataaaaagtgatctacttacagtgtattaaaatacaactctagatagttacatcactctattccatTACAAGTGGCGAGCCTagcatgatatctgcacagtttattacactttgtgccgattttgagacatattgTGGGATTTTTTTTTGTCCAGTGTGTGAGTTCAGGGAGTTCAGGGAGAGGAAAGGCGAGCATTTCCCTCATTCAGCttctcagaaaggggggtgcacatacatcaccctccaacaggaggcgctgtttcatcaaaacaccttaagtgctgacgtgtgctgacggccattttgaggcctacatttgAGGGTAAACATTTATCCTGTTTTAAtacgttggaaccgtctgtttactgtttgtcgcggtgtttgtgacactgtgtgcatccatttgtgtaatcggagacagaggactccgtcggaaatttatttccgttcaaTAAGCACCTGATCCGCTCTGTTCTTTGTCGGAATACTCGttagcacctaccgtagcttaacttgctaggtaaacgctgtaagtcgggttatgtaccgtagagcgatactgcatccagattgcgtacgctgttgaaacccttttatccacggagcgagatgcccgttggttgatcgggcacttttaagaccctggtcgctccagggcattcgctagcattagccgacgagctaactagccactctcggtgagaagctcgggaacgcgtcccgcgaagctttcaagccattccgacgcagcgattctgcgtcctttaatccgctaaacctttcggtacggagtacttttaggtaacgttagcggcggttctaaatAACATTCCGGTGTTTAGAATCGTGATTCGTGCTACAGGGGGGAACACCGAGTGACGGACAGCGCATGCGCGACaacccgccatcttaggtgcccgacacgtagcttgaCCTGCCATCTTGGATAGGTGAAAAGACAatgttatttttggcattattgaacaattttgcccaaaatattcattcaacagccaagcttccctgtaactaattctttaataagtctacaggtaaggttgtttctaaataaacatctaaatagAAACGAAATCGaagagtaaattagtaaataataaaagactatttactatttttagaaaatggactcagaggaaaCGATGCAATTAACATCCCAAATTCAGGCGGCGATgcaaagcgctctcctgccaatgatgcaaaacactttccttccaatgatgactaacatgatgaacatgatctgcaatcttcagacagacgtcgagggcgtcaaacaatttgtgcgtgattctcaggcgacccggtcagagactccgtgtttgcctgagaagccgcaaaatgag contains:
- the LOC107373691 gene encoding zinc finger and SCAN domain-containing protein 2-like, with the protein product MSSARSLREFIRERLTAAAAEIFSEFEQTIVRYEEEIDRQRRLLEISWKPQINLHRIELPLHDVSKDEEVLTDQQLWNQERTSSLDQEQPEPLQEGPEPPQMKVEQDESEPLQVLEQEELCMSQDEEQLVLKQETVTSLVTPADEDRDHHGPEPDRHQLLLSPFPEAEFRAAAAPGSTELPLYGVRKDEEVLNVQPLWNQERTSSLGQEHPEPLQEESEPPLRQNSFNFMGTSPSEETDSCKPEPNRNQPLCHSSTEAENQDQDGCRNENSTPNSNQELTQNKKMPKNQRSQKPVDGDKHKRAHRQERLFSCELCGKSFSYNFLLNIHMRSHTGEKPYPCKTCGKCFSYSSDLSRHMRTHTGVKPYPCKTCGKCFSYSGDLTRHMRTHTGEKPFPCKTCGRCFTESCDLTRHIRTHTGEKPFPCKTCGKCFSIRGNLTIHMRTHVKTTSEENK